The Altererythrobacter sp. ZODW24 genome window below encodes:
- a CDS encoding ribonuclease T: MARLIRKSSTKMRFGALIGAALSFAFGSAPVMAQAYQCSAPSRISVPNIKQDGKTRRLPVSGYTFALSWSPDFCRGREARPAMKRQCSGDYGRFGFVVHGLWPEGRGGGWPQWCNTARRPTPAEIRPQMCMSPSAYLLTKQWAKHGSCMTRRPATYFKVSRILWDSLQLPNMDKLSRDDALNAGMVRAAFIRANPAWKANQIGVKLDRGGWFEEVRLCYGKNFMPARCTSRQLGPRDSVKAKVWRGL, from the coding sequence ATGGCCCGTCTGATCCGGAAGTCTTCAACTAAGATGCGTTTCGGCGCGCTGATCGGCGCGGCGCTGTCGTTTGCATTCGGTTCCGCGCCTGTGATGGCGCAGGCCTATCAATGCAGCGCGCCGTCAAGGATCAGCGTGCCGAACATTAAGCAGGACGGCAAAACGCGGCGGCTCCCAGTTAGCGGATATACTTTCGCGCTTAGCTGGTCGCCGGACTTTTGCCGTGGGCGCGAAGCGCGGCCCGCCATGAAGCGGCAATGTTCAGGCGATTACGGACGCTTTGGCTTCGTGGTGCACGGCCTGTGGCCAGAGGGACGCGGCGGAGGTTGGCCGCAATGGTGCAATACGGCGCGCCGCCCGACCCCCGCCGAAATACGCCCGCAAATGTGCATGAGCCCTTCGGCATATCTGCTAACCAAGCAATGGGCCAAGCATGGCAGCTGCATGACCCGCCGCCCGGCAACTTACTTCAAAGTCTCGCGCATTTTGTGGGATTCGCTGCAACTGCCAAACATGGACAAGCTCTCCCGCGACGATGCTTTGAACGCAGGCATGGTCCGCGCGGCCTTCATTCGCGCCAATCCGGCGTGGAAGGCAAACCAGATCGGTGTCAAACTCGACCGAGGCGGTTGGTTCGAGGAAGTTCGGCTGTGTTACGGCAAGAACTTCATGCCTGCACGGTGCACCAGCCGGCAGCTAGGCCCGCGCGATTCGGTAAAGGCGAAGGTCTGGCGCGGGTTGTAG
- a CDS encoding nucleoside deaminase, with the protein MVKWPLPDPMARAMALAKAGAAAGEVPVGAVVVHEGRIIAEAHNEPRGLLDPTAHAEILAIRGAAKALGQERLGECDLYVTLEPCPMCAGAIAHARLGRLYYGASDPKGGAVENGVRLFDQPECLHRPEVYGGIGESEAAELLQEFFRERRG; encoded by the coding sequence ATGGTGAAATGGCCTCTTCCTGATCCGATGGCGCGCGCGATGGCACTGGCAAAGGCCGGCGCTGCCGCTGGCGAAGTGCCTGTGGGCGCTGTCGTGGTGCATGAGGGGCGGATTATCGCAGAGGCGCATAACGAGCCGCGGGGCTTGCTTGACCCCACCGCACATGCCGAAATTCTGGCGATTCGTGGGGCCGCAAAGGCGTTGGGGCAGGAACGGCTCGGCGAATGCGATCTCTATGTGACACTGGAGCCCTGCCCGATGTGCGCGGGCGCTATCGCTCATGCGCGACTCGGGCGGCTCTATTACGGTGCTAGCGACCCGAAAGGCGGCGCGGTCGAAAACGGTGTGCGGCTGTTCGACCAGCCTGAATGCTTGCATCGGCCTGAAGTCTATGGCGGCATTGGTGAGAGTGAAGCGGCAGAGCTGTTGCAGGAGTTTTTTCGGGAGCGGAGGGGATAG
- a CDS encoding LytTR family DNA-binding domain-containing protein, with product MTIRTIIVDDEKLAIQGLQLRLEPFSDVEIIDTCANGREAIRKIKTMKPDLVFLDIQMPGFDGFSVVKGVMEIEPPLFVFVTAYQEHAVRAFEANAINYLMKPVDEDKLADTLERVRIRLKEKGSAGEAEKLKTVLAEVAPNAAEEFAEGDDETAERFEKLINIKDRGQIFRVEVDSIEHIEAAGDYMCIYTGDNSLILRETMKDLERRLDPRNFQRVHRSTIVNLNQVRQVKPHTNGECFLVLDSGAEVKVSRSYRDVVARFVH from the coding sequence ATGACCATCCGCACAATTATCGTCGACGATGAAAAACTAGCGATCCAAGGGCTGCAACTGCGGCTCGAGCCTTTTTCGGATGTCGAAATCATCGACACTTGCGCCAACGGGCGTGAGGCGATCCGCAAGATCAAGACCATGAAGCCTGACCTCGTATTCCTCGACATTCAAATGCCGGGTTTCGATGGCTTCAGCGTCGTAAAGGGCGTGATGGAAATCGAGCCGCCTTTGTTCGTTTTCGTCACCGCCTATCAAGAACATGCAGTGCGCGCTTTTGAAGCGAATGCGATCAATTATCTGATGAAGCCAGTTGATGAAGATAAGCTGGCCGACACGCTCGAACGCGTCCGCATTCGGCTGAAGGAAAAGGGTTCTGCAGGCGAAGCCGAGAAGCTTAAAACCGTTCTGGCAGAAGTCGCACCCAACGCTGCCGAGGAATTTGCCGAAGGCGACGACGAGACCGCCGAACGCTTCGAGAAACTGATCAACATCAAAGATCGCGGACAAATCTTTCGCGTGGAAGTGGATTCGATTGAGCATATCGAGGCCGCAGGCGATTATATGTGTATCTATACCGGCGATAATTCGCTGATCCTGCGCGAGACGATGAAGGATCTCGAACGCCGCCTGGACCCGCGCAATTTCCAACGCGTGCACCGTTCGACCATCGTGAACTTGAACCAAGTCCGGCAGGTAAAGCCGCACACCAATGGAGAATGCTTCCTGGTGCTAGACAGCGGCGCCGAGGTGAAGGTCTCCCGCAGTTACCGGGATGTGGTCGCGCGCTTCGTGCATTGA
- the nadC gene encoding carboxylating nicotinate-nucleotide diphosphorylase, which produces MTKFSLPGFDLDKFIRETYAEDLGEGLPGGGHDVTSESVIPADARFAGVMDSRDPIVVAGLPVAVAFFLALDPDMDIEVLVEEGQTVPAGSDLMRLSGNARAMLTAERSALNTVQHLSGIATMTREYVDAIGDGGAVLLDTRKTIPGLRFLEKYATRMGGAQNHRMGLWDAAMIKDNHVLVAGDVGEAVRRARNAGVARIICEVDRLDQIEPALSAGADHLLLDNMEPDTLREAVALVAGRAITEASGGVNLQTIGAKSATGVDYVSVGRLTQSAPAADIGLDFAPL; this is translated from the coding sequence ATGACCAAATTTTCCCTACCGGGCTTCGATCTCGATAAATTTATTCGTGAGACTTATGCGGAGGATCTTGGTGAGGGGCTGCCGGGCGGTGGGCATGATGTGACATCAGAAAGCGTCATCCCCGCTGATGCGCGCTTTGCCGGCGTGATGGACAGCCGCGATCCGATTGTGGTCGCTGGTCTTCCGGTCGCGGTTGCGTTCTTCCTCGCACTTGATCCCGACATGGACATCGAGGTGCTGGTTGAAGAGGGGCAAACCGTTCCAGCCGGTAGCGATTTGATGCGGCTGTCGGGCAATGCGCGCGCCATGCTGACAGCGGAGCGCAGCGCACTCAACACGGTACAGCATCTGAGCGGCATCGCCACGATGACGCGCGAATATGTGGACGCGATTGGTGATGGCGGCGCGGTCCTGCTCGACACGCGCAAAACCATTCCCGGACTGCGATTCCTCGAGAAATACGCCACCCGAATGGGCGGGGCGCAGAACCACCGTATGGGCCTGTGGGATGCCGCGATGATCAAGGACAACCACGTTCTGGTCGCCGGTGATGTCGGCGAGGCGGTGCGCCGCGCGCGAAATGCCGGTGTCGCCCGGATCATCTGCGAGGTTGACCGGCTCGACCAGATCGAACCAGCTCTATCGGCAGGCGCGGATCACTTGCTGCTCGATAATATGGAACCAGATACTTTGCGTGAGGCCGTCGCTCTGGTCGCCGGCCGCGCCATTACCGAGGCATCTGGCGGCGTGAATCTGCAAACTATCGGCGCGAAATCAGCCACCGGGGTCGACTATGTGTCCGTAGGTCGCCTGACGCAGAGCGCACCCGCAGCCGATATCGGGCTGGATTTCGCCCCGCTGTGA
- a CDS encoding esterase-like activity of phytase family protein, whose amino-acid sequence MRRLILLTLVAVGLAPGTWVRSPLPEYTTSQEISVTPLDAPSAESGDFELVGAWQIESRNADFGSYSAMILLDDGRMLVASDRGRILEFSVPGAEQSPSRMGWFRPGREVDKHLADIEAMTRDPDSGIIWTAYEGSNAIARLDPDTSAERQVFPAAMKGWSSNAGPEAMVRLDDGRFAVLSEALGGMLGREAPSVIFAGDPVDGAKAKRFTFKAPEGYRATDMTALPDGRVLVLVRKLVFGLPPGFATKLVLADPADIAEGEAWSGEEVVTLDDIAPSENYEAIAVEAGDDDSLTVWILSDDNNATLQRTLLLKLRYTPSSPE is encoded by the coding sequence ATGCGGCGTCTGATCCTTCTAACGTTGGTCGCGGTGGGCCTTGCCCCCGGCACTTGGGTGCGCTCACCACTGCCGGAATATACGACCAGCCAAGAAATTTCTGTCACTCCGCTTGATGCCCCAAGCGCCGAGAGTGGTGATTTCGAGCTCGTTGGCGCTTGGCAGATTGAAAGCCGGAACGCGGATTTCGGGAGCTATTCGGCAATGATTTTGCTGGATGATGGCCGGATGCTCGTAGCAAGCGACCGTGGCCGCATTCTTGAGTTCTCCGTCCCAGGTGCCGAACAGAGTCCCTCACGCATGGGATGGTTCAGGCCGGGGCGTGAGGTCGACAAGCACCTTGCCGATATCGAAGCGATGACGCGCGATCCGGACAGCGGGATCATTTGGACGGCGTATGAGGGCAGCAATGCCATTGCGCGGCTTGATCCCGATACGAGCGCCGAAAGGCAGGTGTTCCCGGCCGCGATGAAGGGCTGGTCTAGCAATGCTGGACCAGAGGCGATGGTTAGGCTTGATGATGGTCGCTTTGCCGTACTGTCCGAAGCGCTTGGCGGGATGCTGGGAAGAGAAGCGCCTTCGGTAATCTTTGCTGGCGATCCAGTTGATGGCGCGAAAGCCAAGCGTTTCACCTTCAAGGCGCCGGAGGGATATCGCGCCACCGATATGACTGCCTTGCCCGATGGCAGGGTACTGGTTCTCGTCCGCAAACTAGTCTTCGGACTACCGCCGGGTTTTGCCACCAAGCTCGTGCTCGCTGACCCGGCTGACATTGCCGAGGGCGAAGCGTGGTCCGGAGAGGAAGTCGTTACGCTGGACGATATCGCTCCGTCAGAGAACTACGAAGCCATCGCGGTGGAGGCCGGAGATGATGATTCGCTGACTGTCTGGATCCTATCCGACGACAACAATGCGACTTTGCAGCGAACCCTGCTGCTCAAGCTGCGCTACACGCCGTCAAGCCCGGAATAG
- the rpmB gene encoding 50S ribosomal protein L28 encodes MSRICELTGKGRLTGNNVSHANNKTKRVFLPNLQRVTLMSEKLDRSFKFRVSTNGLRSVEHVGGLDNWLLKTKAEKLSTNALKVKRELHKAVKAEETAAA; translated from the coding sequence ATGTCGCGCATCTGCGAACTCACCGGCAAGGGCCGTTTGACTGGCAACAACGTCAGCCACGCTAACAACAAGACCAAGCGTGTTTTCCTGCCAAACCTGCAGCGCGTTACGCTGATGAGCGAAAAGCTGGACCGCAGCTTCAAGTTCCGTGTTTCGACCAATGGTCTGCGTTCGGTTGAACATGTTGGCGGCCTCGACAATTGGCTGCTGAAGACCAAGGCTGAAAAGCTGAGCACGAACGCGCTGAAGGTTAAGCGCGAACTGCATAAGGCCGTTAAGGCTGAAGAAACGGCTGCTGCCTAA